In the Populus trichocarpa isolate Nisqually-1 chromosome 1, P.trichocarpa_v4.1, whole genome shotgun sequence genome, AAGCCAGGTGGACTTGCAAACATattttaaagcaagaaaatattGGTGACTCGAGTTATAGATTTGATTGAATTCTATTTTAactagatgataaaaaaaatatgtaacaataacaaataaaacaaattaaaaaaaatgatcacacTAATACgagaacaaatatttttttaaaatgagaaaaatgatgtAGCTTGATTTTCATTCcattaaatatgaaatgatgaaattgagtaacaaaaaaaaaaaaaaattaccagctCGATTAAACCCGGATTAGTGTGACAACTCTATAACCCTGATAATAAGGGTTAAGCCAATCCGTTAAATTCACGATCCAGAttatgagattaggataacacgatagaaaaaaaacgaagaaaatatcaaagtccatttttttaaaaaaaacatttttgaattatgaaagtaaaaaaaatatgtaaaaaaaatatcaacccgagttaatttttcaaacccgAGACCCGGGGTCATTAGACCGAAAGCAACCCATCAAGAAAAACCAAGAAGCCCAATTTCCAACCagtcaaatgttgaatgatgaaattgaaaaaactaatttcatttacatagatccaaaacaaaaaaaaaataacaattaaatgaacggggatcaaaatgaaaataaaaaaataattttgatttttgatggaatgataaaattgaaaagaaaaatcaaattaacaaaagaaccgagaagaaaaaaacaataaaaaagaatggggatcaaaattgaaataaaaaataaaaataaatttttgattgaaaggtacaattgaaaagaaaattcaatttaacaaaagaacctcaaaaaaataattaaaagaatgaagaccataatagaataaataatatatcatatatttggaattgaaatatctaattgaaaataaattaaaattttataaaagaactgagaacaaaaaatagaaataagaagAATAGTGACTGCAATTGAAATCTTAAAACATTAAATgacaactttaaaattttgCACGGGCTGTGTGATTTTTGaggggagaagagagaaaagtagatagaaaaaaaaggttgttggTGACGAATAACACCACCCTTAACAACATGTATcgtcttataaaaaaaaaatatgacgaCGCATCTAACAACACAGTGGAAGACGGTTTTTGGTTGATGATGGCCCGGCCGCATTGCCTATAAAGTCTTTCACGTGGACCTTCTCTAACTTTATTGTAACGAAAAAACTAGTGTGAAAAAACTAAAGTATCCTTGGACagtagttttaaaatttttattttaaagatattttgattgttttaatcTTAAGTTTGCAGGAGACCATCCTCCTCACCCCAAGAGAGAACTCTTGTTTACGTGAcctttaatacaaaaaaaaaaaaaaaagcggtgaaatttaaaaacattattttcacAAGCAAAGTTATGGACGGAAAGTtatgttcttgttatttttttatacttgcaAGACACTAGACATTTTAAAATATCGTACAAGTGTCTGCAAAGAAATAGAAACCAGCTCAAATGATGGGAAGTCCTGTACCATTACCAACCGGCAGTTGATAATTCCCAGAGTAAGGTTTTGAATGATGCAGGCAGACCAGATCCGAAGTGATATGGAGTGATGTTCCTGCAGTCAGAGAAGGAACTCCGATCTGCAGTTGTTGATAATGGCTTCAGAGCTACGTTGGCCACGGGCTGTGCCTGCTTGCAGAGCTCAAAAGAGATGCACTaaccttgtttttatttatttctgattTGTTTTGCCTTGAGGAAGAATATGTGAACAGAAACCAGcacttaataattattaatgcaCTCAAATATAATGTACAAAACACCTCGCCACATGCTTTAAGATACTTACAATGATTGAATCATGCTTTCGATTATACAAATAACACTCCTCTCAGTCTCTTCCCCACAAATTGTCAGCTGTTACAGCAGTTGAGATGGTCGCAATCCCTTACGAAGACTCGAGCAATTAATTGCAATGATCATTTGCAAATTAACAAACAGATAGATCATTGGACAAACCAATAATAATGTTTTCCTGGCTACGATCTGGAATGCACTCTCTTTGAGAGAGGGCGAGATTTTGCAGTATGATCACATACACTGTAAGGTAACAGGAAATTTACTCAAAAGTGCGAATCAAATCATGTGCAAAATCAGTATCcccataagaaaaaagaagcccCATATTCGTATTAATCATAACTTGATGTTCTCTTGCAACATATCATCCCTTGTGGATGGTTCCATGGCATGGCATTCTCTACACGCCACCaaaaatgacatgaaaaatcTCCTCCAGAGCCCAGACCTCTCTCTTTTCCCTTTCTTGACTTGTTTCTTGTTGCTGATCAACCCTTCTTTAACCAAAATCCCACCACTTTTCCTTCTTGAATCCTCACGTTTCAGAACTGCAGTTGGCACAGGCATGATATGTTGCCACCTTTGAGAAGATCCGTATAATTGTGCCATAACAACTTTACTAGCCAAGGGTGTTTTGGTACTAGTAATATTATTATACAATCTTCTCCTCTCTGAGTTGTCACTTGAGCTTGTTCTTGCGCTGCTAACACTGCTTCTACTACTATTAGTACTATTACTTCTTGATGACATGAGGGAATCCTTGCAGCTGACACTGCTTGCTCTGCTAGTTGCACGATATATGTTATCAATAAGTAGCATAGTTGTTGGTTGTTGTTTTCGAAGTACAGGAAAAGAATGAGGCAACAGGCGGCCATTGAAAAAAAGATGATCAGCTGGTGAGTTCTTGTTTGGATCACAAGAGGGAGAATCCGGCGTTAAACAACCGAATTCGAAATCAGAATCTTGATCTAGAGTACCTGGAGTGCTAGGAAACGAGAAGATGTATTCTCTAGAGCTAGTCTTTTGGTGGTGGTTTTCTTCCATAGCAGTGCTTGTGGGAGTCTTGTGTGAGGTTGTACTTATATCCGAAGGTACTCATAATATATAACGTGGAATtgtatatcatataaaaaataacgaGAAAGAGATGGGAATGTGCTATGCATCCATTAAGAGTAATTAATAGCATTATATTAATTactctattaattttatttaaaaaagggtagacatataaaaaaagagagagaaaacataTGAGAaggtatttttatcatttttttttgtggattaTGGATTTGGTTTTCTCTTCCCTTCGtgtatctatttctttcttaaaaataagtttaataaaaaaattaaaaagataccATTAATTATTCCTGTGCTTTATAAGATTTTCCatcaaataaaagaagattttgataatttattagcTTGGTGGACAAAATCATGAGTTGATTACATGCCAACTCAATCTTAAATTAACTTAGATACATGGTGTTGTTCTAATAATTTTGTTAGTGTGGGATGTTTCTTAGACATGTGTGTTAAATGATTGGGATAACACAATTCAAAGGCTAACTTTGATGCAAAATGCATGAATTTAACACACACAATGGTTTTCAACGGCGTGTTCATGCTAGGAAATATAGAGCTCTCCCCTTAGTTttgatcatcatcattattattatcatcatgtGGGATTTATATAGGTTAACTTGAAAATAAGTGGATCCCTAAGCTTGTTTAGTTCAAAGGGTTTTTCCCTTCGgtcttgcttttgtttttcttcaaggaACACAGCTTCCCAAATATACTCTTGCATGTAAAGCAAGGAAGAATAACTTTACTAGATACGGAGAGAAAGAGTGGATGGTCAAGCAACACAAGCACCAATAGCTTATTGTCATGTTCGAGCTTTAACTAGGCCATGCTATGATGGGATCGGCAAAGGCTTTCTCGGTGTTGGTGGAAGCAAAGGCTCTCTGTGGACCACCTCTCTCGATGAAATAAATCTGCAAGTGTATTGACTAGCAATTCACTgctttattcattaattatcAGGGCTACTTTTGATCACCCTCCTCAAAATGAGGACAGAGCAGCTTTCAGAAAACCTATTTGTCTCCCATTAGGGTTTCTATCGAAACCTTTTGGCCCCATGGCAGCTCATCATGCCCCCGGGAACCACCGGTCACCCAGATTTCCCTCCCCACCAATCAAGTTTTATATTAGGCTTCCTTGGTTGATACTCGGATTGTGTCATAAGATAGCTCTACTACACACTAATATTTAAGAGCTGGGCCGAATTAGTTTGACTCGGGAAGCAATTTTGACCTGAAAttctatgatattttaattttgcttCACTTTATGTCTAAACCGACCAGATTTAAACAGAACATGGTAGAGAAACCAGATATATACGGTAAAGAAATCAAGATACGATTCGCgaacatatatataataagaacGATGAAGAATATAGTCCAACGAATTTGAGCTTAAACTTATATGATTGAATTCTATTTGGGTTTTGGTATTTGCAtgtaatctttttatattataagcagtttttgatgaaataacaaaaaagaaaagaaaagaaaagaggcttATCTTCTCCGTTTTCCTCCTCTCCAGCTCCTCTTcatcttcccttttctttctttaactcTCTCTTGTTCGCGGCAGACTCTAACTGAATTAATCTTTCTCCAAGAAACAAAAAGTTTGTAGCAAGCCCTAACATGATTCCGGCTCCAAGTAAAATTGTGTATGGGTCATAAAAGAACATTGAGCTTTGCCTGTCATGTTTTTTAGGGACCGATTCAAGTGTTGGAGTAAACAGCATGGTAAATTGGGCTGCCGGTAACTTAGAAGAAGGGGTTTGGGCCCTTTGAGCCTGGTTTGGACAGAGGTCTGAGTAATAGTTAATTGTCCAGTGCTTGATCTCTCTATCTTCCACGGAGAAACGGTCAGATTGTTTTGCTCCATGGGCGTTGCATTACGGGTCTGAGAATTTATAGCCCATTCTCCCGATCCTAAACCCACTAGAAATATAACCATGaaaataagatgtttttttCCCCAAGTTAGGTGCGGATcacagtgaaaaaaatatttgggtgtcaaaaacatattttcaaaaagaaaaaaaattgtgatttagatcaaataagttgattttattttaattaaacgataaaaaaattaataataacaaaaaattaataattttaaaaaaaaatgatcgtGGTAACctaggaaaaaatatttttttaaaaaaatgataaataatagaatttaattttcagcCCATTAAATATGGAATGTaccaaattgtattttatctgaCTTGATAATTGTGAAAATACTTAAAAACTCGTTGAGgccagtttaattttttttgcttccaaaagtatttttgttgtttctttgtgtttttgaagtgcaaaaaaatttatttatcccaATCAATTTGATAATGATTAATGAATCATATAAGAAGATCTAAATGTTTCCAATAGCCAGTTTTAAGAAAAACGTGAAAATATTGTTCTAGTAAACAATATTCTActtgatttagtttttgttaatgatattttttaattaatttatatgcatcaataaaattattttttttttctaagtgatATTTAGTAGGCACTTTAGCATGTTGAtgtattgtattaaaaaaaaaaaaaaaaaaaactctcttaaATTCTAACATTAAAACTCAAaactaagatttttaaaaagtaaacaaatttaatcaaatcaatctTTCCGAGTTTGCCTAGTTTATAGAGTGACTACTATCTTATTGAGACCTCACATGCTCGCCCCGATGGATTAGGTTGACTAGTACGTGGATGAAGCAAATCACTGTTGTCCCATCATTTTCAACACGTTAATAATTCATCTACCTGCTCTGAAAGTAAagcaaaaaacctaaaaaaaactaaaagtctTTGAGTGTACTTTTCTTTTCAGACAAGAAGTTGTGACAAGCCCTTCTTCTTACGGAAAATTACGAAATCCCCCCCTGGAAAAGGACATAATTTATTGTGAGTGAAGTGTTTTTGGTAAGAATTCTGCAACCCGGCACATGGATTCTACACCACTGTCTGCGCGGCGGTGACTTGGTCAAGTCGCCGAATGCAAGGTATTTTTGTGCCAAAAAGTCCACTGCGATCTTTCTGCAAAAGCATCCTAGAACCCACCTTGTTCGTCTTTACCGATCGACGAACATGGATAACTTCGAGAGATGATGTGCCTTTTGTACAGCTAAATTAATGAAGATCTAGACTTGGTGGATAGTGAACCTACAAAACAATGTGGGAGACCTTTcaatggtttatatatatatatatatatatgagcaaGGAAGGCAGTGAAGAAGATTGGAAATGTATAAAGAAGGTGAAGATGCATAAAAATCCCCTAACCCTAGATCTTTTTATTCCTTGCATGGGCAGAGAGGACTTTGCACGGGGAGAAgggaaatttgtttaaaaacatggttttgaatccaatttataaatgtatttcctcatttttagggttaaaattttgttagaatttaatccttattataaaacattaatatggtttaaataaattataagtaaataaaaaactaatcttaAAAAACCTTTAGCTGACATGTTATGGTAAAATCTTAAAACCTTTTATAAGAGCACTCAAGTTTTTAGAGGGAaaatatcctaaataaaatGGATTTTGAGCTTAAACTAGCACATGACTTGGTTTCTGTTCGGATCATCCCTGAATTtgagtttattgtaaaataaatttttagattataaaatattttttattttgccaactaaaatttaaatttaggtGTGGTccaaaagaattatttattcCATGCCAATGTTTTGTCCAGTCTACCCCATGTTTTTGTCCATCCAAACTCATGAATAAAGAATTTGATCTTATTCCATAAGCATTTTGCAAACtcgaaaagttttttttagctcAAAAACTTAAGATTTATGCCcaaaatattcaggtttaattttggttttttgataaataattaaatttgataatgatGAGGATTAATTCTAGTCATTACCATAAATAATTCTGGTTTTATGGAGGATTATTAAAGTTGATAATGACAATGATTAATtctagttattatcataattaattgcCAATCTTTTTAACTTCTAAAATTCACTATATAAAGGGGTAAAGAAGAGTTTTGAtgcataagattttttttctaatacatagttttatgttattgtataacttttaaattgataattgaatTAGGTTGGAAATCTTCTAAAAGATTTTAAAGATCatattttctatagggttaaaacttcaaagaaaacaaacattagAAATGCCTTCAAATAAGTCTCATAAGTTACTACTTgagatttgatatattttcctagttgatctaaattttttattattatttagattaGAACGCTTGGCTTTATTTAATACATGTTTTCTAGTTTGAcaaagatttttattattttttcattatttttgtgttttcttgttGGTTTAGGTAAGTTTTTAGGTTTGTTTAAGGATTATGAATCTCCTAGAGAATAGACTACATCAATAGaaaatattcaacaataaaattctgaaataagatttttgtgtgatcccttttttttttagcataatgaTGTGTTCTTGTgcttgttgtttttcttatattgcTTTCATTTATGTATCAGAGCCTAACTATcccaaattattatttgttgagTTGTGCATTTTTGGGTGTTAGTAAATAACTATAGCTAACAGAGGTCACTAAGTAGAACATGTTTAGGTAAGAGGGGATGTAGAGGTCTCCTATCTAGAGAGAAATGTTTAAGAgttggtgataaaaaaacatacaaaaatagattgcaaaattgaaaagagatgGTCAAGAACTAGTATTCAAGAATTGATGATAGATgacatgcaaaaataaattgaaaaattaaactgTTAGTTGGTAGGGGTGACGAGCACTAGGGATTGTGATCATAGATCCATGACTAGTTTTGAAAATCATTTCAGAAACATAAGCATGTGAGACAAGTTCTTGATCAAGATGACTAGATTTTACCATGAGTTAGGCCAGTTTATTTGTGTTGACTCAAGCcattattctttttgtttttgttttttttttaaagcaaaatttcCTTAACTTTAGCCTCCAACATTGATTATTTAGGAAttgaatttatcaatttttttaatttattttttataggtcaTGATGACCCGAATCGTGAATTTCACAGCTTAATTAGAGTTagtctaatttaatttaatatatcatcattacaatattatttttaaaaaatattatttaatatatcacttttttagtatttaaaaaagattttgtttgatatggattagatttttatttcatgactaaattatttttctgcaaaaaaatattaacaacgcatttaatttttcttcttacatttaaaaaattaatccaacccATACGCTATACaagatagaaatatatttatgttttaactGCTTCCGTTGACTTTAGAGTCCAAAACCTATTCACTCGAATTTTCATGTAAAGGTAAAAAGAGTCTAATCAAACAAACGATCTAAACCCAGCCAATCCTGTTTCCATTCAAGGGGAGGTCCAAACTCCAACATCCACGTGGAACCACCCAATTGGTTCAAACACCTCGTTCATTGAACCAGTGTTACTTTGCAGACGAAGTTTGTGGTGGGTAAGAGATAATGCTAGCTgttatagtttaaaatattttttatttaaaaatatattaaaataatatatttttatttttttaaaattattttgatattaaaaaatatataaaaattaatttaatataaaataattttcaaatttttgccTTGCTAAGCACAccgttaataattttattagcagtaggaaaagaaaataaagagagaggcAACAGTCAAGTGGCGCGAAGACCACGTC is a window encoding:
- the LOC18095560 gene encoding uncharacterized protein LOC18095560 → MEENHHQKTSSREYIFSFPSTPGTLDQDSDFEFGCLTPDSPSCDPNKNSPADHLFFNGRLLPHSFPVLRKQQPTTMLLIDNIYRATSRASSVSCKDSLMSSRSNSTNSSRSSVSSARTSSSDNSERRRLYNNITSTKTPLASKVVMAQLYGSSQRWQHIMPVPTAVLKREDSRRKSGGILVKEGLISNKKQVKKGKRERSGLWRRFFMSFLVACRECHAMEPSTRDDMLQENIKL